The following proteins are co-located in the Vigna angularis cultivar LongXiaoDou No.4 chromosome 2, ASM1680809v1, whole genome shotgun sequence genome:
- the LOC108327041 gene encoding beta-glucosidase 11 isoform X1, with translation MTPLTRKAESMRFMLKVFAVVELVLLIVRPGAHAFSRDQFPRDFVFGASTSAYQVEGAANEDGRKPSIWDTFSHAGNGNLYAGDGDVACDHYHKYKEDVKLMADMGLEGYRFSISWSRLIPDGRGQVNPKGLQFYNNLIDELIGNGIEAHVTLHHWDLPQALEDEYGGWVSRKIVKDFTKYAEVCFREFGDRVKYWTTVNEANMNILMGYDVGLAPPQRCSSNLIMNCSRGNSSTEPYLAAHHMLLAHASAARVYKKKYQGMQHGLIGFSHLLPGFLPQTNSTEDLMAVQRVQDFFIGWFMNPFIFGDYPDIMKRNAGSRLPSFTQKESNLVKGSLDFFGINFYYSVYVKDSPDNLKKENRDYVADLSAKFQAYLPNDRTKYKVPITPKILLRMLDSLRNAYGNIPIFIHENGQETPHNSSLDDWSRVNYLHAYIGSMIDALRSGLNVKGYFVWSFMDVFEIVGGYESSYGLYYVDMNDPNLGRQPKLSAKWYSNFLKGKPSMDPKITNETQNNASAT, from the exons ATGACGCCATTAACAAGAAAAGCAGAGAGTATGAGGTTCATGTTGAAGGTTTTTGCAGTTGTAGAATTAGTGCTTCTGATAGTTCGCCCTGGTGCTCATGCCTTTAGCAGAGACCAGTTCCCTCGTGACTTCGTGTTTGGTGCATCAACCTCGGCTTACCAG GTTGAAGGTGCAGCAAATGAAGATGGCAGGAAGCCAAGCATATGGGACACCTTCTCTCATGCTGGAAATG GGAATTTGTATGCTGGTGATGGAGATGTTGCATGTGATCATTATCACAAATATAAG GAAGATGTTAAGCTCATGGCCGACATGGGCTTAGAAGGATACAGATTTTCCATATCATGGTCAAGGCTTATTCCAG ATGGAAGAGGACAAGTGAATCCCAAGGGACTACAGTTTTACAACAACCTTATTGATGAATTGATCGGCAATG GAATAGAAGCACATGTTACATTACACCATTGGGACCTGCCACAAGCACTTGAGGatgaatatggaggatgggttAGTCGAAAAATTGT GAAAGACTTCACAAAATATGCAGAAGTGTGCTTTAGAGAATTTGGAGACAGAGTTAAGTATTGGACTACCGTGAATGAGGCCAATATGAATATACTAATGGGCTATGATGTAGGATTGGCACCACCTCAGAGGTGTTCTTCTAACCTTATAATGAACTGTTCCAGAGGAAATTCCTCAACGGAGCCATATTTGGCTGCCCATCATATGTTGTTAGCACATGCTTCAGCTGCTAGggtatataaaaagaaataccAG GGCATGCAGCATGGCTTAATTGGGTTTAGTCACCTTCTTCCCGGTTTTCTTCCTCAAACAAATTCTACTGAAGATTTAATGGCCGTTCAAAGGGTCCAAGACTTCTTCATTGGGTG GTTTATGAATCCCTTTATATTTGGAGATTACCCGGATATAATGAAAAGGAATGCTGGCTCAAGGCTTCCTTCCTTCACTCAAAAGGAATCAAATCTAGTGAAGGGCTCACTCGATTTCTTTGGAATAAACTTTTACTACTCTGTTTATGTTAAGGACAGTCCAGACAACCTGAAGAAGGAGAACAGGGATTACGTAGCAGATCTATCAGCAAAATTTCAAG CATATCTTCCAAATGATAGAACTAAATATAAG GTGCCAATTACTCCCAAGATTCTCCTAAGGATGTTAGACTCACTAAGGAACGCTTATGGCAATATTCCAATTTTCATACATGAAAATG GCCAAGAAACACCTCATAATTCATCATTAGATGACTGGTCGAGGGTGAATTACTTGCATGCATACATAGGGAGCATGATTGATGCACTCAG GAGTGGATTAAACGTAAAGGGTTATTTTGTATGGTCCTTCATGGATGTATTCGAAATAGTGGGTGGATATGAATCAAGTTACGGTCTATACTACGTAGATATGAATGATCCAAACTTGGGGAGGCAACCTAAGCTCTCTGCTAAATGGTACTCAAATTTTCTGAAAGGGAAGCCTTCTATGGACCCAAAGATCACCAATGAAACTCAGAACAATGCAAGTGCTACATGA
- the LOC108327042 gene encoding uncharacterized protein LOC108327042 isoform X1 has protein sequence MQAHCAEIASINEATQCRMNDIQQSLTLLLQNQNVTHASSSDRDHTHVGNSSNEVHTANPQPFPTRRMNFDLPRFDSSDALGWIFNFDQYFSFYQVSDEQQIVIARMHMSGPAIPWFQMQQCTMPFRSWNKMKRAIEIEFGPTLFESPRESLFKLQQQGTVSKYYTEFITLANRTNIEPTEALCDCFISGLRMEIRREVKAQCPTSLMRVVSLAKLYEDKLSSSFKTTQGPNPYRPTNLV, from the coding sequence ATGCAAGCTCATTGTGCTGAAATAGCCAGCATCAATGAGGCTACTCAATGTCGAATGAATGATATTCAACAATCTTTAACTCTGCTTTTGCAGAATCAAAATGTTACTCACGCTTCTTCATCCGATCGGGACCACACCCATGTTGGGAACTCCTCTAATGAAGTCCACACTGCAAATCCTCAACCATTTCCAACACGACGAATGAATTTCGATCTTCCACGCTTTGATAGTTCTGATGCGCTTGGATGgatatttaattttgatcaaTATTTCTCGTTTTATCAAGTCTCAGACGAGCAACAAATTGTCATTGCGAGAATGCACATGTCAGGCCCAGCTATTCCATGGTTCCAAATGCAACAGTGCACAATGCCTTTCCGCTCATGGAACAAGATGAAACGTGCCATCGAGATCGAGTTTGGACCCACCTTATTTGAATCACCACGTGAGTCTCTTTTCAAACTCCAACAGCAAGGTACTGTTTCCAAGTACTACACAGAATTCATTACCTTAGCCAATCGCACCAACATTGAACCAACAGAGGCCTTGTGTGACTGTTTCATTAGTGGGTTACGCATGGAAATTAGAAGAGAAGTAAAGGCTCAATGCCCAACTTCATTGATGCGTGTTGTTAGTTTAGCCAAACTTTATGAAGATAAATTATCTTCTTCGTTCAAAACCACTCAAGGACCCAACCCATACCGTCCAACAAACCTAGTTTGA
- the LOC108327042 gene encoding hydroxyisourate hydrolase isoform X2, with product MTPLTRKVESMRLVLKVFAVVELVLLIVHPGAQAFSRDQFPRDFVFGASTSAYQVEGAANEDGRKPSIWDTFSHAGNANLYAGDGDVACDHYHKYKEDVKLMANMGLEAYRFSISWSRLIPDGRGQVNPKGLHFTTNLLMN from the exons ATGACGCCATTAACAAGAAAAGTAGAGAGTATGAGGTTGGTGTTGAAAGTTTTCGCAGTTGTAGAATTAGTGCTTCTGATAGTTCACCCTGGTGCCCAAGCCTTTAGCAGAGACCAGTTCCCTCGTGACTTCGTGTTTGGTGCATCAACCTCGGCTTACCAG GTTGAAGGTGCAGCAAATGAAGATGGCAGGAAGCCAAGCATATGGGACACCTTCTCTCATGCTGGAAATG CGAATTTGTATGCTGGTGATGGAGATGTTGCATGTGATCATTATCACAAATATAAG GAAGATGTTAAGCTCATGGCCAACATGGGCTTAGAAGCCTACAGATTTTCCATATCATGGTCAAGGCTTATTCCAG ATGGAAGAGGACAAGTGAATCCCAAGGGACTACATTTTACAACAAACTTATTGATGAATTGA
- the LOC108327041 gene encoding beta-glucosidase 11 isoform X2 produces the protein MADMGLEGYRFSISWSRLIPDGRGQVNPKGLQFYNNLIDELIGNGIEAHVTLHHWDLPQALEDEYGGWVSRKIVKDFTKYAEVCFREFGDRVKYWTTVNEANMNILMGYDVGLAPPQRCSSNLIMNCSRGNSSTEPYLAAHHMLLAHASAARVYKKKYQGMQHGLIGFSHLLPGFLPQTNSTEDLMAVQRVQDFFIGWFMNPFIFGDYPDIMKRNAGSRLPSFTQKESNLVKGSLDFFGINFYYSVYVKDSPDNLKKENRDYVADLSAKFQAYLPNDRTKYKVPITPKILLRMLDSLRNAYGNIPIFIHENGQETPHNSSLDDWSRVNYLHAYIGSMIDALRSGLNVKGYFVWSFMDVFEIVGGYESSYGLYYVDMNDPNLGRQPKLSAKWYSNFLKGKPSMDPKITNETQNNASAT, from the exons ATGGCCGACATGGGCTTAGAAGGATACAGATTTTCCATATCATGGTCAAGGCTTATTCCAG ATGGAAGAGGACAAGTGAATCCCAAGGGACTACAGTTTTACAACAACCTTATTGATGAATTGATCGGCAATG GAATAGAAGCACATGTTACATTACACCATTGGGACCTGCCACAAGCACTTGAGGatgaatatggaggatgggttAGTCGAAAAATTGT GAAAGACTTCACAAAATATGCAGAAGTGTGCTTTAGAGAATTTGGAGACAGAGTTAAGTATTGGACTACCGTGAATGAGGCCAATATGAATATACTAATGGGCTATGATGTAGGATTGGCACCACCTCAGAGGTGTTCTTCTAACCTTATAATGAACTGTTCCAGAGGAAATTCCTCAACGGAGCCATATTTGGCTGCCCATCATATGTTGTTAGCACATGCTTCAGCTGCTAGggtatataaaaagaaataccAG GGCATGCAGCATGGCTTAATTGGGTTTAGTCACCTTCTTCCCGGTTTTCTTCCTCAAACAAATTCTACTGAAGATTTAATGGCCGTTCAAAGGGTCCAAGACTTCTTCATTGGGTG GTTTATGAATCCCTTTATATTTGGAGATTACCCGGATATAATGAAAAGGAATGCTGGCTCAAGGCTTCCTTCCTTCACTCAAAAGGAATCAAATCTAGTGAAGGGCTCACTCGATTTCTTTGGAATAAACTTTTACTACTCTGTTTATGTTAAGGACAGTCCAGACAACCTGAAGAAGGAGAACAGGGATTACGTAGCAGATCTATCAGCAAAATTTCAAG CATATCTTCCAAATGATAGAACTAAATATAAG GTGCCAATTACTCCCAAGATTCTCCTAAGGATGTTAGACTCACTAAGGAACGCTTATGGCAATATTCCAATTTTCATACATGAAAATG GCCAAGAAACACCTCATAATTCATCATTAGATGACTGGTCGAGGGTGAATTACTTGCATGCATACATAGGGAGCATGATTGATGCACTCAG GAGTGGATTAAACGTAAAGGGTTATTTTGTATGGTCCTTCATGGATGTATTCGAAATAGTGGGTGGATATGAATCAAGTTACGGTCTATACTACGTAGATATGAATGATCCAAACTTGGGGAGGCAACCTAAGCTCTCTGCTAAATGGTACTCAAATTTTCTGAAAGGGAAGCCTTCTATGGACCCAAAGATCACCAATGAAACTCAGAACAATGCAAGTGCTACATGA